The following proteins are co-located in the Halarcobacter sp. genome:
- the argF gene encoding ornithine carbamoyltransferase, with protein sequence MRHFLTLRDYTKEEILEILDLAAKIKKETKNRVYKDYLPRYTLGMIFEKSSTRTRVSFETGIYQLGGIGLFLSSNDIQLGRGEPMSDTARVISRMVDMVMIRTFEQSKLEEFAKYSKVPVINGLTNEYHPVQLMADYLTIQEKGLDKNLVAAYVGDGNNMTHSWLMLASKLGFELRIATPIGYEVDKNILDDAYAFAKESGAKIIVTNDPKEAVKGANVITTDTWVSMGQEDEKEKRIKDFDGYIVDDEMMKLGTSDAIFLHCLPAYRGYEVSESVIEGDQSLIFEEAENRLHAQKGVMVWLDRQNTK encoded by the coding sequence ATGAGACACTTTTTAACATTAAGAGACTATACAAAAGAAGAAATTTTAGAAATTTTAGACTTAGCAGCAAAAATCAAGAAAGAGACTAAAAATAGAGTTTATAAAGATTATTTACCAAGATATACTTTAGGTATGATTTTTGAAAAAAGTAGTACAAGAACTAGAGTTAGTTTTGAAACAGGTATTTATCAATTAGGTGGAATCGGACTTTTCTTATCTTCTAATGATATTCAACTTGGACGTGGCGAACCTATGAGTGATACAGCTAGAGTTATTTCAAGAATGGTTGATATGGTTATGATTAGAACATTTGAACAAAGTAAATTAGAAGAGTTTGCTAAATATTCAAAAGTTCCTGTGATAAATGGTTTAACAAATGAATACCATCCTGTACAACTTATGGCTGATTATTTAACTATTCAAGAAAAAGGTTTAGATAAAAATCTTGTAGCAGCATATGTTGGTGATGGTAATAATATGACACACTCTTGGCTTATGCTTGCATCAAAACTTGGTTTTGAATTAAGAATAGCTACTCCAATAGGTTATGAAGTAGATAAAAATATTTTAGATGATGCTTACGCTTTTGCTAAAGAATCAGGTGCAAAAATTATTGTTACAAATGATCCTAAAGAAGCAGTTAAAGGTGCAAATGTAATAACTACAGATACTTGGGTTTCAATGGGACAAGAGGATGAAAAAGAGAAAAGAATAAAAGACTTTGATGGGTATATCGTAGATGATGAAATGATGAAATTAGGTACGTCAGATGCAATATTCTTACATTGTTTACCAGCTTATAGAGGTTATGAGGTAAGTGAAAGTGTAATTGAAGGTGACCAAAGTTTAATTTTTGAAGAGGCTGAAAATAGACTACATGCACAAAAAGGTGTTATGGTTTGGTTAGATAGACAAAATACAAAATAA
- a CDS encoding ribonucleoside triphosphate reductase: MIENILKRDGSYEKFQAYKIKDVIKKAFKSVHTTYDATVYLNVIEQLNKKRVFAVEDVQDLIENELYKARYFEVMKSFMLYRHMHKMQREQILGLNEDTTYINSTQTIEEYINGTDWRINANSNTGYSHAGLINNSAGKIIANYWLDKIYTKEEGYAHRNADYHIHDLDCLSGYCAGWSLRVLLDEGFNGVRGRVESCAPNHFREALGQMANFLGILQSEWAGAQAFSSFDTYLAPYVFKDALSFEDVKKNIRSFIYNLNVPARWGQSPFTNITIDWTVPSDLKDQTPTKNQKHLFTNIKDKDLLQKAKQRGFDTLENMTYKAFQVEMNMINKAYYEVMTEGDKTGQPFTFPIPTVNITEDFDWYGENTDLLFENTAKIGSSYFQNFIGSQYIKDKNGKLIPNNEAYKPGHVRSMCCRLQLDLRELLKRGGGLFGSAEMTGSIGVVTINMARLGYLYKDDKEALLNRLEELMDLAQSTLEKKRVFINDLYERGLFPYTKRYLPSFNNHFSTIGVNGINEMIINFTEKKYDISKDEGISFAIEILDFMRKRMIKYQEETGNLYNLEATPAEGTTYRFAKEDKKRYSDIHQAGFGKNIFYTNSSQLPVDFTDDIFEALNLQDELQGKYTGGTVLHLYMRERISSIEACRKLIKNVISNYTLPYITISPVFSICPKHGYIDGEYEYCPKCDEEILDEELNNEKLRA; encoded by the coding sequence ATGATAGAAAATATACTCAAAAGAGATGGCTCTTATGAAAAATTTCAAGCATACAAAATAAAAGATGTAATAAAAAAAGCTTTTAAAAGCGTACATACAACTTATGATGCTACTGTTTATTTAAATGTAATTGAACAATTAAATAAAAAAAGAGTATTTGCAGTAGAAGATGTACAAGATTTAATTGAAAATGAATTATACAAAGCAAGATATTTTGAAGTTATGAAATCTTTTATGTTATATAGACATATGCATAAAATGCAAAGAGAACAAATTTTAGGACTTAATGAAGATACAACTTATATAAATTCAACACAAACTATAGAAGAGTATATAAATGGTACTGATTGGAGAATTAATGCTAATTCAAATACTGGATATTCCCATGCAGGTCTAATTAATAATAGTGCAGGGAAGATTATAGCTAATTATTGGCTTGACAAAATTTATACTAAAGAAGAAGGTTATGCACATAGGAATGCTGATTATCATATTCATGATTTAGATTGTTTAAGTGGATATTGTGCAGGTTGGAGTTTAAGAGTATTACTTGATGAAGGATTTAATGGTGTAAGAGGTAGAGTTGAGAGTTGTGCTCCTAACCATTTTAGAGAAGCACTAGGTCAGATGGCAAACTTTTTAGGTATATTACAAAGTGAATGGGCCGGAGCTCAAGCTTTTTCTTCATTTGATACATATTTAGCACCATATGTATTTAAAGATGCCTTATCTTTTGAAGATGTCAAAAAAAATATTAGAAGTTTTATTTATAATCTAAATGTTCCAGCAAGATGGGGACAAAGTCCTTTTACAAATATTACTATCGATTGGACAGTACCTAGTGATTTAAAAGATCAAACACCAACAAAAAACCAGAAACATCTATTTACTAATATAAAAGATAAAGATTTACTTCAAAAAGCAAAACAAAGAGGTTTTGATACTTTAGAGAATATGACATATAAAGCTTTTCAAGTTGAGATGAATATGATTAATAAAGCTTATTATGAAGTTATGACTGAAGGGGATAAAACAGGTCAACCTTTTACTTTTCCAATTCCAACAGTAAATATTACTGAAGATTTTGATTGGTATGGAGAAAATACAGATTTACTTTTTGAGAATACTGCAAAGATTGGTTCATCTTATTTTCAAAATTTTATAGGTAGTCAATATATAAAAGATAAAAATGGGAAACTTATACCAAATAACGAAGCTTATAAACCAGGGCATGTAAGATCAATGTGTTGTAGATTACAATTAGATTTAAGAGAATTATTAAAAAGGGGTGGTGGTCTATTTGGAAGTGCGGAGATGACAGGAAGTATAGGTGTTGTTACAATCAATATGGCAAGACTAGGGTATCTATATAAAGATGATAAAGAAGCCCTTCTTAATAGACTTGAAGAGCTTATGGATTTAGCACAATCAACTTTAGAGAAAAAAAGAGTTTTTATAAATGATTTATATGAAAGAGGATTATTCCCATACACAAAAAGATATCTTCCAAGTTTTAATAACCATTTTTCAACAATAGGTGTAAATGGTATAAATGAGATGATTATTAATTTTACAGAAAAGAAATATGATATATCAAAAGATGAAGGGATATCTTTTGCAATTGAGATTTTAGATTTCATGAGAAAGAGAATGATTAAATATCAAGAAGAAACAGGAAATCTATATAACCTTGAAGCAACACCTGCTGAAGGGACTACATATAGATTTGCAAAAGAAGATAAAAAAAGATATTCAGATATTCATCAAGCAGGATTTGGGAAAAATATTTTTTATACAAATTCATCTCAATTACCAGTTGATTTTACAGATGATATATTTGAAGCATTAAATTTGCAAGATGAACTTCAAGGCAAATACACTGGTGGAACTGTATTACATCTTTATATGAGAGAAAGAATAAGTTCAATAGAAGCTTGTAGAAAATTGATTAAAAATGTTATATCAAATTACACTTTGCCATATATAACAATAAGTCCTGTATTTTCTATTTGCCCAAAACATGGCTATATAGATGGAGAATATGAATATTGTCCAAAATGTGATGAAGAAATTTTAGATGAGGAGTTAAATAATGAAAAGCTTAGAGCCTAG
- the lgt gene encoding prolipoprotein diacylglyceryl transferase codes for MEFWQNIYSNFNPVAFNIGSIAVHWYGIMYALALISAIFIAKWFIKHDKLPISNELFDSYIWWAEIGVILGARLGYVLFYDTQTMYYLTHPWQIFNPFIDGVYTGISGMSYHGAFIGFLIASLLFCKKHKVSFWFITDISVLGISGAYVFGRIGNFFNQELVGRVTDVPWGIYVDGILRHPSQLYEGALEGILVFVILFIYRKRKTFDGQLAIMYGILYSITRIIAEFYRQPDIQLGFLYGGWLTMGMLISGIFAFFCILLLLFISKKTASK; via the coding sequence ATGGAATTTTGGCAAAATATTTATTCTAACTTTAATCCAGTTGCATTTAATATAGGTTCTATTGCTGTTCACTGGTATGGAATAATGTATGCCCTAGCACTAATCTCTGCAATATTTATTGCAAAATGGTTTATAAAACATGATAAGTTACCAATATCAAATGAACTTTTTGATTCATATATTTGGTGGGCAGAGATTGGTGTAATATTAGGTGCTAGATTGGGCTATGTATTATTTTATGATACTCAAACTATGTATTATTTGACTCATCCTTGGCAAATATTTAATCCATTTATTGATGGTGTATATACTGGTATATCAGGAATGAGTTATCATGGTGCATTTATAGGGTTTTTAATAGCCTCTTTACTTTTTTGTAAAAAACATAAGGTATCCTTCTGGTTTATTACCGATATTTCTGTTTTAGGTATTTCGGGAGCTTACGTATTTGGAAGAATAGGTAATTTTTTCAATCAAGAATTAGTTGGTAGAGTTACTGATGTTCCTTGGGGCATATATGTAGATGGTATTTTAAGACATCCATCTCAACTATATGAAGGGGCTTTAGAAGGTATTTTAGTTTTTGTAATACTTTTTATTTATAGAAAAAGAAAAACTTTTGATGGACAGTTAGCAATAATGTATGGAATTCTTTATTCAATAACTAGAATAATAGCTGAATTTTACAGACAACCTGATATTCAACTTGGGTTTTTATATGGTGGATGGCTAACTATGGGGATGCTTATCTCAGGAATATTTGCTTTTTTTTGTATTTTACTACTACTTTTTATTTCAAAAAAAACAGCGTCTAAATAG
- a CDS encoding response regulator encodes MDSLKQNNTNITLDNSILNQSQILYVEDDELIRNETFSILERFFKKVFIAKDGKEALDIYHENKSDIELILTDINMPIMDGIEFITEVRKEDDETPVLVVTAFNDVSLLIKVIKLNVSDYIVKPMQMNATLKILNKILINKHNQKMVLKQKNELQIYKDILDKENLVSETDLNGIITYANDIFCEVSGYTKEELIGVNHNIVRHPDVSPKIYENMWNTIQNKQVWKGKIKNKAKDGSAYYVKSTVFPILDEDGNIEKYVASRFLITEDEEERHKLKKYIMHQKTQQVKHEKQLQDEFDDALHYAKMQKDQQVAKFIHELNEQIKILRAKNADEKGRVLGLEKNLKNALDKNDDLQKGYQTRIEKLHSTAITAAEEYQKIKKRDGIITEKLQKSQEAIKTLQGYIDEYRKKISDLEDVIATYEKEHGKITI; translated from the coding sequence ATGGATTCATTGAAACAAAATAATACTAATATTACACTTGATAATAGTATATTAAATCAATCACAAATTTTATATGTTGAAGATGATGAACTTATTAGAAATGAAACATTTTCAATTTTAGAAAGATTTTTCAAAAAAGTATTTATTGCAAAAGATGGTAAAGAAGCTCTTGACATTTACCATGAAAACAAATCAGATATTGAATTAATACTTACAGATATAAATATGCCTATAATGGATGGTATTGAATTTATCACTGAAGTTAGAAAAGAAGATGATGAAACACCAGTTCTTGTAGTAACTGCATTTAATGATGTTTCATTGCTTATAAAAGTTATTAAACTTAATGTATCTGATTATATTGTAAAACCTATGCAAATGAATGCTACATTAAAAATATTAAATAAGATACTTATAAATAAACATAATCAAAAAATGGTTTTGAAGCAGAAAAATGAACTTCAAATCTATAAAGATATTTTAGATAAAGAAAATTTAGTTAGTGAAACAGACTTAAATGGTATTATAACTTACGCTAATGATATTTTTTGTGAAGTTTCAGGATACACAAAAGAGGAATTAATTGGTGTAAACCATAATATAGTAAGACACCCTGATGTATCACCTAAAATATATGAAAATATGTGGAATACTATCCAAAATAAACAAGTTTGGAAGGGAAAAATTAAGAATAAAGCAAAAGATGGTTCTGCATATTATGTCAAATCTACAGTTTTTCCTATTTTAGATGAAGATGGAAATATTGAAAAATATGTTGCAAGTAGATTTCTAATCACTGAAGATGAGGAAGAAAGACATAAATTAAAAAAATACATAATGCATCAAAAAACACAACAAGTAAAACATGAAAAACAGCTTCAAGATGAATTTGATGATGCCTTACATTATGCCAAAATGCAAAAAGACCAACAAGTAGCAAAATTTATTCATGAATTAAATGAACAAATTAAGATACTAAGAGCAAAAAATGCAGATGAAAAAGGGAGAGTATTAGGTTTAGAAAAAAACTTAAAAAATGCTCTAGATAAAAATGATGATCTTCAAAAGGGATATCAAACAAGAATAGAGAAACTTCATTCTACTGCAATAACTGCAGCAGAAGAGTATCAGAAGATTAAAAAAAGAGATGGAATAATAACAGAAAAATTACAAAAATCTCAAGAAGCTATAAAAACCTTACAAGGTTATATTGATGAATATAGAAAGAAAATCAGCGATTTAGAAGATGTAATAGCTACATATGAAAAGGAGCATGGTAAAATCACTATTTAG
- a CDS encoding (Fe-S)-binding protein: MSEIQKFDYTKISDDCVKCGKCKPVCTIFNINQDETTSPRGFIDLLGAYKRDELELDKNAKDIFESCFLCTNCVEVCPNDLPTDMIIEQVRSDIAKKYGIAWYKRAFFYLLRHRKTMDFLAKLGWVFQTCGLKIDKAKESALPRFSLPIVKKDRALPFADKKTFLNKYPENIPAKNQVELSDGRKNKVAIFIGCMGNYSYTNIGDALVDVLKKLDVNIFIPKKQLCCGAPAYFTGDFDTVDYLVKKNIEYFETWIDEVDAIIIPEATCSAMINQDWEHYLHNQPEWKERAAKISKKVLLATKWLENSTKLKEKLAASNKKINEVITYHDPCHARKMQNVWQEPRELLKQNYVINEMSDPNRCCGFGGVTMQTEKYHFAKAAGVPKAAMIKDTKAQIVSAECSACRMQITNSLHQANVDVKFKNPIELIAEALD; this comes from the coding sequence ATGAGTGAAATTCAAAAATTTGATTATACAAAAATAAGTGATGATTGTGTTAAATGTGGTAAATGTAAACCAGTTTGTACAATTTTTAATATAAATCAAGATGAAACTACAAGTCCAAGAGGTTTTATCGATCTTCTTGGTGCTTATAAGCGAGATGAACTAGAATTAGATAAAAATGCAAAAGATATTTTTGAATCATGTTTTTTATGTACAAATTGCGTAGAAGTTTGTCCTAATGATTTACCTACTGATATGATTATTGAACAAGTAAGATCTGATATTGCAAAAAAATATGGTATTGCTTGGTATAAAAGAGCATTTTTTTATCTTTTAAGACATAGAAAAACTATGGATTTTCTTGCAAAACTTGGGTGGGTATTTCAAACATGTGGTTTAAAAATAGATAAAGCCAAAGAGAGTGCATTACCTAGATTTTCTTTACCAATTGTAAAAAAAGATAGAGCTCTACCTTTTGCTGATAAGAAAACATTTTTAAATAAATATCCTGAAAATATACCTGCAAAAAATCAAGTAGAATTAAGTGATGGCAGAAAAAATAAAGTTGCAATTTTTATAGGTTGTATGGGTAATTATTCATATACAAATATTGGTGATGCTTTAGTTGATGTACTTAAAAAATTGGATGTAAATATATTTATTCCCAAAAAACAACTTTGTTGTGGTGCTCCTGCTTATTTTACAGGAGATTTTGATACAGTTGATTATCTTGTGAAGAAAAATATTGAATATTTTGAGACATGGATTGATGAAGTAGATGCTATAATAATTCCTGAAGCTACTTGTAGTGCAATGATTAATCAAGATTGGGAACACTATTTACATAATCAACCAGAATGGAAAGAAAGAGCAGCAAAAATATCTAAAAAAGTTTTATTAGCAACAAAATGGTTAGAGAATTCTACAAAATTAAAAGAAAAATTAGCTGCATCAAACAAAAAAATCAATGAAGTTATTACATACCATGACCCATGTCATGCAAGAAAAATGCAAAATGTTTGGCAAGAACCAAGAGAACTTCTTAAGCAAAACTATGTAATTAACGAAATGAGTGATCCCAATAGATGTTGTGGATTTGGTGGTGTAACTATGCAAACAGAAAAATACCATTTTGCGAAAGCTGCTGGTGTACCAAAAGCTGCAATGATTAAAGATACAAAAGCACAAATTGTAAGTGCTGAATGTAGTGCCTGTAGAATGCAGATTACAAACTCTTTACACCAAGCTAATGTTGATGTTAAATTTAAAAATCCTATTGAATTAATAGCTGAAGCTTTAGATTAG
- the nrdD gene encoding anaerobic ribonucleoside-triphosphate reductase has product MKSLEPSKLKEKRTRCIVYTRVMGYHRPVESFNIGKKGEHSQRVKFIEKNYL; this is encoded by the coding sequence ATGAAAAGCTTAGAGCCTAGTAAATTAAAAGAAAAGAGAACTAGATGTATTGTATACACTAGAGTTATGGGTTACCATAGACCAGTTGAAAGTTTCAATATCGGTAAAAAGGGTGAACATTCTCAAAGGGTGAAATTTATTGAAAAAAATTATCTATAA
- a CDS encoding response regulator — protein sequence MIKTLKNIRKLYNAKLLFVSNDSSLSTTIENEFDEYFKELSLVESSDEAIEKLEETNFDMIIIDTDVSAKDFEEACSAISNAAPSLPKIIISNNDNNDDIVTAINSSAYTFLTKPLKSKDIKLAVIMCLNQTKRGDKIEFQDGIYFDEYRDQFFKPGGVLIDFTRLEKGFMKLLISKKGDIVDYDTIKSVVWKGKNMSIYTMRNIVNKIRQKTYYEIIKNHSNKGYTIDSPKK from the coding sequence ATGATAAAAACATTAAAAAACATTAGAAAATTGTACAATGCAAAATTACTTTTTGTTAGTAATGATAGTTCATTAAGTACAACTATAGAAAATGAATTTGATGAATACTTCAAAGAATTATCTTTGGTAGAAAGCTCAGATGAAGCAATAGAAAAACTAGAAGAAACAAATTTTGATATGATTATAATTGATACTGATGTTTCTGCTAAAGATTTTGAAGAAGCATGCTCTGCTATATCAAATGCTGCACCATCATTACCTAAAATTATTATTTCAAATAATGATAACAATGATGATATTGTTACAGCTATAAATAGTAGTGCATACACATTTTTAACAAAACCTTTAAAATCAAAAGATATAAAGTTGGCAGTTATAATGTGTTTAAATCAAACAAAAAGAGGTGACAAAATAGAATTCCAAGATGGTATTTATTTTGATGAATATAGAGATCAATTCTTTAAACCTGGTGGTGTACTTATTGACTTTACAAGACTTGAAAAAGGTTTTATGAAACTTCTAATTAGTAAAAAAGGTGATATTGTAGATTATGATACAATCAAGAGTGTAGTTTGGAAAGGTAAAAATATGTCTATTTATACAATGAGAAATATTGTAAATAAAATTAGACAAAAAACTTACTATGAAATTATAAAGAATCATTCAAATAAAGGTTATACAATTGATAGTCCGAAAAAATAG
- a CDS encoding response regulator transcription factor — MRNNENILKELKVLFVEDEVNISKLLKDAISDYFFSFTIANNGEEGLEKYKKINPDLIITDIMMPKLDGLDMTKEIRKENENIPIIVLSAFSDKEKLLKAIDIGITKYFIKPFDPDELLEYIITIASKLDKSRIICLNKHFTFDNNTNNLFEDEQLINITKREKNFIYLLIQNKNTITSTDELKQKLWENETVTDERVRTFIKRFRKKTSKELIKNISGQGYLISVDNI; from the coding sequence TTGAGAAATAATGAAAATATATTAAAAGAATTAAAAGTTTTATTTGTTGAAGATGAGGTAAATATCTCCAAATTATTAAAAGATGCAATTTCTGACTATTTTTTTTCTTTTACAATTGCAAATAATGGTGAAGAGGGCTTAGAAAAATATAAAAAGATTAATCCAGATTTAATCATTACTGATATTATGATGCCAAAATTAGATGGTTTAGATATGACAAAAGAGATAAGAAAAGAAAACGAAAATATTCCTATCATTGTACTTAGTGCTTTTTCTGACAAAGAAAAACTATTAAAAGCAATAGATATTGGTATAACTAAATATTTTATAAAGCCTTTTGATCCAGATGAATTATTAGAATATATAATTACTATTGCTTCAAAATTAGATAAAAGTAGAATTATATGCTTAAATAAACATTTTACTTTTGATAATAATACAAATAATCTTTTTGAAGATGAACAGCTGATTAATATTACAAAAAGAGAAAAAAATTTTATATATCTATTAATACAAAATAAAAATACTATTACAAGTACAGATGAATTAAAACAAAAACTTTGGGAAAATGAGACAGTAACTGATGAAAGAGTTAGAACTTTTATAAAAAGATTTAGAAAAAAAACTTCAAAAGAATTAATAAAAAATATTTCAGGACAAGGTTATTTAATCTCTGTAGATAATATTTAA
- a CDS encoding anaerobic ribonucleoside-triphosphate reductase activating protein gives MKKIIYNITPFTTVDYKDHLSCIVWFISCNMRCRYCYNPNIVNSKNGEYTLEDLIDFLKRRVGLLDSVVLSGGEATLHDLQTICNDIKDLGFKIKLDTNGSNPKLLNTLIKNNLLDFVALDFKSNEKNFNKITKSYFYDKFIQSLDVLLNSSVDYEVRTTLHKDLLNENDINEMQETLHKIGYKNDYFIQNFLEVENLTNMKKSINFFDKTKVNNHLNIIYRD, from the coding sequence TTGAAAAAAATTATCTATAATATAACACCTTTTACAACTGTTGATTATAAAGATCATTTATCTTGTATTGTATGGTTTATATCATGCAATATGAGATGCAGGTATTGCTATAATCCTAATATAGTAAATTCTAAAAATGGTGAATATACTCTTGAGGATTTAATAGATTTTTTAAAAAGAAGAGTAGGGTTATTAGATTCTGTAGTTTTAAGTGGTGGAGAGGCTACACTTCATGATTTACAAACTATTTGTAATGATATAAAAGATCTTGGCTTTAAGATAAAATTAGACACCAATGGTTCTAATCCAAAATTATTAAATACACTTATAAAAAATAACTTATTAGATTTTGTTGCGTTGGACTTTAAATCAAATGAAAAAAATTTTAATAAAATTACAAAATCATATTTTTACGACAAGTTTATACAAAGTTTAGATGTTTTACTTAATTCAAGTGTAGATTACGAAGTTAGAACAACACTTCATAAAGATTTATTAAATGAAAATGATATAAATGAAATGCAGGAAACTTTGCATAAAATTGGATACAAAAATGACTATTTTATTCAAAATTTTTTAGAAGTTGAAAACTTAACAAATATGAAAAAATCAATAAACTTTTTTGATAAAACTAAAGTAAATAATCACTTAAATATTATCTACAGAGATTAA
- the hemN gene encoding oxygen-independent coproporphyrinogen III oxidase — MIDFKKFEKYSKPGPRYTSYPTAPEFSEDFTEQDLKEYYKNQSDDRNLSLYIHLPFCRSACYFCGCNVIFTSKEDKKVKYLEYLKKELDLLKDALNTNRTVTQMHFGGGTPTYFSPEQLDEVITMLKETFPNFSEDAEISCEVDPRYFTKEHMAVLKKGGCNRLSFGVQDLNEEVQKTIHRIQPYETTQNVMNIARDAGIHSINVDLIYGLPHQNKKTFHETIEQIIKLNPDRLAVFNYAHVPWLMKTMRKFDESTFAPPTEKLEILKDTIDFFTTNGYKMVGMDHFAKPEDELFKAIEKGELHRNFQGYTTKGGADLIGIGVTSIGNGVDYYAQNFKDLKQYEASLDEGKLPTFKGYKLSEDDILRQYVIMELMSNFSLNIKRVEEKFNIDFYDYFNEDLKMLTEFIEADLVSIVDDKIQVSQTGTMLIRNICMPFDAYLKKVPENKRRFSKTI, encoded by the coding sequence ATGATTGATTTTAAAAAATTTGAAAAATATTCAAAACCAGGGCCTAGATATACTTCATATCCTACAGCACCAGAGTTCTCTGAAGATTTTACTGAACAAGATTTAAAAGAGTACTATAAAAATCAAAGTGATGATAGAAATTTATCACTTTATATACATTTACCTTTTTGTAGAAGTGCCTGTTACTTTTGTGGATGCAATGTTATTTTTACTTCAAAAGAAGATAAAAAAGTTAAATACTTAGAGTATTTAAAAAAAGAATTGGATTTATTAAAAGATGCATTAAATACAAATAGAACTGTTACTCAAATGCACTTTGGCGGAGGAACACCAACTTATTTTTCGCCTGAACAATTAGATGAAGTTATAACTATGTTAAAAGAAACTTTTCCTAATTTTAGTGAAGATGCTGAAATTTCATGTGAAGTTGACCCAAGATATTTTACTAAAGAACATATGGCAGTATTAAAAAAAGGTGGATGTAACAGATTAAGTTTTGGAGTACAAGACTTAAATGAAGAGGTTCAAAAAACTATTCATAGAATCCAACCTTATGAAACAACTCAAAATGTAATGAATATAGCAAGAGATGCTGGGATTCACTCTATAAATGTAGATTTGATTTATGGACTTCCTCATCAAAATAAAAAAACTTTTCATGAAACAATTGAACAAATTATAAAATTAAATCCAGATAGATTAGCTGTATTTAACTATGCCCATGTACCATGGCTAATGAAAACTATGAGAAAGTTTGATGAATCAACTTTTGCACCACCAACAGAAAAATTAGAGATTTTAAAAGATACAATTGATTTTTTTACTACAAATGGTTATAAAATGGTGGGAATGGATCACTTTGCAAAGCCTGAAGATGAATTATTCAAAGCAATAGAAAAAGGCGAATTACATAGAAACTTCCAAGGATATACAACAAAAGGTGGTGCAGATTTAATAGGAATTGGTGTGACATCTATTGGAAATGGTGTTGATTATTATGCACAAAATTTTAAAGATTTAAAACAATATGAAGCCTCTTTAGATGAAGGGAAACTACCAACATTTAAAGGTTATAAACTTAGCGAAGATGATATATTAAGACAATATGTAATTATGGAATTAATGAGTAATTTTAGTTTAAATATAAAAAGAGTAGAAGAGAAGTTTAATATAGATTTTTATGACTACTTTAATGAAGACTTAAAAATGTTAACTGAGTTTATTGAAGCAGATTTAGTTTCTATTGTTGATGATAAAATACAAGTATCTCAAACAGGAACAATGTTAATTAGAAATATATGTATGCCATTTGATGCATATTTAAAAAAAGTACCAGAAAATAAAAGAAGGTTTAGTAAAACGATATAA